TCGTTGTGGACGACCATCACGGCCTTGACCTCGTGACCGGGGTCGGCGGCCAGCCGCTCCTGCACCGCCTCGGGCGGGACGCCGTGCCGCCAGTCACCGGGGACGAACTCGACCTCCAGGCCCAGCCGGCGGGCCATGTCCTGCCAGAGGGTGGCGAAGTGGCCGGTCTCGAAGCAGAGCACCCGGTCGCCGGGGGACAGCGTGTTGGTCAGGGCCGCCTCCCACGCGCCGGTGCCGGACGCCGGGTAGACGACCACGGGGTTGGTGGTGCCGAACGGGGCCTTGACCGCCTCCAGTACCTCGCGGCCGAGCGCGGCGAACTCCGGACCGCGGTGGTCGATGGTGGGCATGTCCATGGCGCGCAGGACGCGGTCGGGCACGTTGGTCGGCCCGGGGATCTGCAGGAAGTGACGGCCGCCGGTGCCCGTCCCCGCGCCCGCCGCCGTGGTCGGCATGTCAGTCGGCACGTCATCGCCCTCTCGCCGCAGACCGTGCCCGGCGTGGTCAGCCGGGCTCCACGATGCGGGACGGTACTCCCGCCTCCCGGACTGCCGTGCACCGTCCCGGACGCGGCTTGTGACGGTTGACACGTCGGCTGGTGATCACTTGAATGCCCGGTGCGCGGGAGTCGATTTCCGCTGCGTGGAACACAGGACGGGCGCCCGCAGGGGTCCGTCCCGACCGTCAGGGGCACCGTGTCCGAACAGCTCGTCTCGATCCTCGTCCTGCTGGCGGTCTTCCTGATCGCCACGGTGCTGCCCGTGCACATGGGGGCGCTGGCCTTCGTGGCCGCCTTCGTGTTCGGGTACTTCCTGTTCGGCTCGGAGGAGTACGCCGACCTGGTGTTCGGCTTCTTCCCGGGGTCGCTGTTCGTGATCCTCGTGGGCGTCACCTACCTGTTCGCGATCGCCAAGAACAACGGCACCGTCGACTGGCTGGTGCACGCCGCGGTCAAGGCCTCCGGCGGGAAGCTGGTCGCCATCCCGTGGGCGATGTTCGCCGTCACCGGCGCCCTCACCGCCATCGGCGGCGTCGTCCCCGCGGTGGTCGCGATCATCGCGCCGGTGGGCATGTCCTTCGCCCGCCGCTACGGCATCAACCCGCTGCTGATGGGCCTGTTCATCATCAACGGCGCCACGGCCGGCGGCTTCTCACCGCTGTCGATCTTCGGCTCCATCACCAACAACGTGGTCGCCGAGAACGACCTGCCCGGCAGCCCGCTGTTCCTCTGGGTCGCCTCCATCGTGGCCAACGTGCTGCTCAGCGTGCTGGTGTTCTTCCTGTTCGGCGGCAAGAAGCTGCTCGGCAACCCGCAGCGCGTCGACCTCGACGAGGCCGGCACGGACGGCGGCGCCCGCTCCGTGGCCGTCGGCAGCCCGTCCACCGGCGGGGCCGCGGTCGGCACCCCCGGGCACGGCCAGCCGGGTCACGTGCACGGCGGAGCCGAGGAGCGCGCCGAGGACAAGGCCGTGCAAACGACCGCCGTGGCCACCGCCGACCGCCCGGGCCCGGTCACGACGCTGGACCGCGACCGGACGCTGACCCTCGTCGGGCTCGTCGTCCTGGTGCTCGGCGCGCTGCTGCCGATCGGCCTGGACATCGGCCTGCTGGCCATCACCGTCGGCGTGCTCCTGTCGATCGTCGCCCCCCGCGGTGCGAAGGGCGCCGTCGGCCAGATCGCCTGGCCCACCGTGCTGCTGATCTGCGGCATCGTGACCTACGTCGGCCTGATGCAGGAGATCGACACCCCCGGCTGGCTCGGCGACAACGTCGCCCAGCTCGGCGCCCCGACCATCGCCGCGCTGCTGATCTGCTACATCGGCGCGGTCGTGTCCGCCTTCGCCTCCACCACCGGCATCCTGGGTGCGCTCATCCCGCTGGCGGTGCCCTTCCTGCTGGGCAGCGAGTCGATCGGCGCGATCGGCCTGATCACCGCCCTGGCGCTGTCGTCGTCCATCGTCGACTCCAGCCCCTTCTCCACCAGCGGCGCCCTGGTCGTGGCCAACGCCCAGGAGAACGAGCGGGACAGCGTCTTCCGCTCGCTGACCATCTGGGGCTTCTCGATGGTGGCCGTCATCCCCCTGGTCACCTGGCTGGTCCTCGTGGTGCCCGGCTGGCTCTGAGCCCGTCGAGCACCACCTGACCGCGCCCCGGACGGCTCCCGCCGCCGGGGCGCGGTCGCGTCCCGGCCAGACTGACGCCGGGCACCGACCGCACGCACGCACCCGGGGAGGACGCATGACCGAGACCGACGGCGGGGCCCGGCCGCCGCTGAGCGGGATCACCGTGCTGGAGGTCGGCGTGTTCATGGCCGCCCCCTTCGCCGCGATGCAGCTGGCCGACCTGGGCGCCCGGGTGGTCAAGGTGGAGGACCCCCGCTCCGGCGACCCGGTCCGCGCCAGCGGCCCGTTCGTGGGCGGGGAGAGCTCGCCGTACCTGCGGCTCAACCGGAACAAGGAGTCGGTCGCGCTGGACCTGAAGTCCGACGCCGGGAAGCGGGCGTTCCTCGCGCTGGTGGAGACCGCCGACGTGGTCGTCGAGAACCTGCGCCCCGGCGCCATGGCCCGGCTCGGCCTGGACGCGGCGGGCGTCCGGGCGGTCAACCCGCGCGTGGTCTACGCCTCGGGCTCCGGCTGGGGGCAGGACGGCCCGCTCGCCCCGCTGCCCGGGCTGGACATCATGGCCCAGGCCCGCAGCGGGCTGATGAGCATCACCGGCACCCCCGGCGGCGAGCCGGTCAAGG
This window of the Geodermatophilus sp. DSM 44513 genome carries:
- a CDS encoding SLC13 family permease produces the protein MSEQLVSILVLLAVFLIATVLPVHMGALAFVAAFVFGYFLFGSEEYADLVFGFFPGSLFVILVGVTYLFAIAKNNGTVDWLVHAAVKASGGKLVAIPWAMFAVTGALTAIGGVVPAVVAIIAPVGMSFARRYGINPLLMGLFIINGATAGGFSPLSIFGSITNNVVAENDLPGSPLFLWVASIVANVLLSVLVFFLFGGKKLLGNPQRVDLDEAGTDGGARSVAVGSPSTGGAAVGTPGHGQPGHVHGGAEERAEDKAVQTTAVATADRPGPVTTLDRDRTLTLVGLVVLVLGALLPIGLDIGLLAITVGVLLSIVAPRGAKGAVGQIAWPTVLLICGIVTYVGLMQEIDTPGWLGDNVAQLGAPTIAALLICYIGAVVSAFASTTGILGALIPLAVPFLLGSESIGAIGLITALALSSSIVDSSPFSTSGALVVANAQENERDSVFRSLTIWGFSMVAVIPLVTWLVLVVPGWL